One region of Polynucleobacter sp. SHI8 genomic DNA includes:
- the rpoD gene encoding RNA polymerase sigma factor RpoD, protein MAPVVSEVAADVEQPVKKTRGRKPKPKPEVDPNADIRTDRQKARDRKAKEKALLLEFNATKLGSEEQLELRRARLKHLIKMGKSRGYLTHGEINDVMSDELSDTDSLETLIALLSDIGIMVYEQAPDAETLILNENAITASSDEEAEEEAEAALGAVDSEFGRTTDPVRMYMREMGTVDLLTREDEIVIAKKIEASLKDMLMALSACPVTIAEIIELADQINSGTIQVDDFVDGLVDPNAEDIPMASAAVEEIDLDEESDEGSEEDDEDGGGGGAAASAASAKQLEELKQLSLEKFVIIRSQFDKMRRAYDREGYNSVNYTKAQTLIRNELLGFRFTAKSVERLCDTIRTQVNQVWGTERAILNILVDKIGIPRSEVLAQLPKNTMNLQWTDALLKETKPYSALLERNVPAIQELQQKLIDLQNKVVIPLPELKEVHKQMTAGEKRAREAKREMTVANLRLVISIAKKYTNRGLQFLDLIQEGNIGLMKAVDKFEYRRGYKFSTYATWWIRQAITRSIADQARTIRIPVHMIETINKMNRISRQILQETGIEPDAATLAAKMEIPEDKIRKIMKIAKEPISMETPIGDDEDSHLGDFIEDGNTLAPAEAALHDSMRDVVKDILDSLTPREAKVLRMRFGIEMSTDHTLEEVGKQFDVTRERIRQIEAKALRKMRHPSRSDKLKSLKED, encoded by the coding sequence ATGGCTCCAGTTGTCTCAGAAGTTGCTGCTGATGTTGAGCAACCTGTTAAAAAGACACGCGGAAGAAAACCAAAGCCAAAACCAGAAGTTGATCCGAATGCAGATATTAGAACGGATCGCCAAAAAGCTCGTGATCGTAAAGCAAAAGAAAAGGCCTTATTACTCGAATTTAATGCAACAAAATTAGGTAGTGAAGAGCAACTCGAATTACGTCGTGCAAGATTGAAGCATCTTATTAAGATGGGTAAATCACGTGGGTATTTAACTCATGGTGAGATTAATGACGTCATGTCCGATGAATTGTCTGACACAGATTCCTTAGAGACCTTAATTGCGTTATTGAGCGACATCGGTATTATGGTTTACGAGCAAGCGCCTGATGCTGAAACATTGATATTGAATGAGAATGCCATTACTGCATCTTCAGATGAAGAAGCCGAAGAAGAAGCAGAAGCCGCTCTTGGAGCTGTTGACTCTGAGTTTGGTAGAACAACGGATCCAGTACGTATGTATATGCGTGAAATGGGAACTGTAGATCTCTTAACTCGCGAAGATGAAATTGTTATTGCCAAGAAAATTGAAGCTAGTTTAAAAGATATGTTGATGGCTTTGTCCGCATGTCCAGTAACCATTGCGGAAATCATTGAATTAGCTGATCAGATTAATTCTGGGACTATCCAGGTAGATGATTTTGTCGATGGTTTAGTAGATCCAAATGCTGAAGATATTCCAATGGCATCAGCAGCCGTTGAAGAAATCGATTTAGATGAAGAATCTGATGAAGGGTCTGAAGAGGATGATGAAGATGGTGGCGGCGGTGGAGCAGCAGCTTCAGCCGCGTCAGCAAAACAACTGGAAGAACTTAAGCAACTTTCTTTAGAAAAGTTTGTGATTATCCGTTCACAGTTTGATAAGATGCGTCGTGCTTATGACCGCGAAGGTTATAACTCGGTGAACTATACAAAAGCGCAAACCCTGATTCGTAATGAATTGTTGGGCTTTAGATTTACAGCGAAGAGCGTTGAGCGTTTATGTGACACGATTCGTACTCAGGTAAATCAAGTATGGGGGACAGAGCGCGCAATTTTGAATATTTTAGTCGACAAAATTGGTATTCCACGCTCTGAAGTTTTAGCGCAGTTGCCGAAAAATACAATGAATTTGCAATGGACAGATGCTTTATTAAAAGAAACTAAGCCATATTCCGCACTTTTAGAGCGAAATGTTCCAGCCATTCAAGAGTTACAACAAAAATTAATTGATTTACAAAATAAAGTAGTTATTCCATTACCTGAGTTAAAAGAAGTCCATAAGCAAATGACGGCAGGCGAAAAGCGTGCACGTGAAGCGAAGCGTGAAATGACAGTTGCTAACTTACGTTTAGTAATTTCGATTGCGAAAAAATACACCAATCGTGGTTTACAGTTTCTTGATTTGATTCAAGAAGGAAACATTGGCCTCATGAAGGCGGTTGATAAGTTTGAGTATCGTCGTGGATATAAGTTTTCTACATATGCAACATGGTGGATTCGTCAAGCGATTACAAGATCCATTGCTGATCAAGCAAGAACTATTCGTATCCCAGTGCACATGATTGAAACGATTAATAAGATGAACCGTATTAGTCGTCAAATTTTGCAAGAGACCGGAATTGAGCCAGACGCGGCTACTCTTGCAGCGAAGATGGAAATCCCAGAAGATAAGATTCGCAAGATCATGAAGATTGCTAAAGAACCAATTTCGATGGAAACTCCGATTGGTGATGATGAAGATTCACACTTAGGTGATTTTATTGAGGACGGAAATACTCTAGCTCCAGCTGAGGCAGCTTTGCATGATTCAATGCGTGATGTTGTGAAAGATATTTTAGATTCCTTAACACCGCGTGAAGCTAAAGTTCTCAGAATGCGTTTCGGTATTGAGATGAGTACAGATCATACGTTAGAAGAAGTTGGCAAACAGTTTGATGTGACTCGTGAACGTATACGACAGATTGAAGCTAAGGCTCTACGTAAGATGCGTCATCCTAGTAGAAGTGACAAGTTAAAGAGCTTAAAAGAAGATTAA
- a CDS encoding cryptochrome/photolyase family protein: MKKLILILGDQLDIKSAALRNFDFKTDEVIMIESMHEAKYVWTHKAKIALFLSAMRHFADNLKEQNYPLTYVQNSPLTIVAALKEKLLQKKFTHLVCVEPGEWRLKQQIEELAKDVSISLEMREDEHFYCSHQEFIEWVGDKKELRLEYFYRLMRKTHHILIDSEGNPEGGQWNFDQDNRKPYPKKGPGIIEDPALFEPDSISKEVIDFVNTTYSDHPGSLDHFRWPVTRTQALEALNYFVEYRLRNFGVFQDAMWTDTPFGWHSILSSSLNLKLLNPREVIQSVLLAWKKYELDLSTVEGFIRQIVGWREFVRGMYYLDMPQMAQDNYYDHQRALPKWYWNGQTNMACMKDAIGQTLKYGYAHHIQRLMVTGNFALLAEILPSEVCAWYLAVYVDAIEWVELPNTAGMALFANGGRFTSKPYIASGAYIKRMSNYCSSCKYKPEVRFGETACPVTTLYWNFLIKHRTQFESSPRTRLMTANLNRISLEDQKSIQEHAQYVLNHLNEL, from the coding sequence ATGAAAAAACTCATCCTCATCTTGGGTGACCAGTTAGACATCAAGAGTGCAGCCCTTAGAAATTTTGATTTCAAGACGGATGAAGTAATCATGATTGAGTCAATGCATGAAGCCAAGTATGTTTGGACTCATAAGGCGAAAATAGCCTTGTTTTTATCGGCGATGCGGCACTTTGCTGACAATCTGAAAGAGCAAAATTATCCTCTTACATATGTTCAAAATTCACCTCTTACGATTGTTGCTGCTTTAAAAGAAAAGCTACTCCAGAAAAAGTTTACCCACTTAGTCTGTGTTGAACCTGGTGAATGGCGCTTAAAGCAGCAAATAGAAGAGTTAGCAAAAGATGTATCGATCAGTCTTGAGATGCGTGAAGACGAGCATTTTTATTGCTCCCATCAAGAGTTTATAGAGTGGGTCGGAGATAAAAAAGAGTTAAGACTAGAATACTTCTACCGCCTAATGCGCAAAACCCATCATATTTTGATCGACTCTGAAGGAAATCCTGAGGGAGGCCAGTGGAATTTTGATCAAGATAATCGGAAGCCATATCCAAAAAAAGGCCCTGGAATTATTGAGGATCCTGCTTTATTTGAACCTGATTCAATTTCCAAAGAAGTAATTGACTTTGTCAATACAACATACTCAGATCATCCTGGATCACTAGATCATTTTCGGTGGCCTGTCACTCGTACCCAAGCATTAGAGGCGCTTAATTATTTTGTGGAATACCGTTTAAGAAATTTTGGTGTGTTTCAAGATGCGATGTGGACAGATACCCCCTTTGGTTGGCATTCAATTCTGTCGAGTTCGCTCAATCTGAAGTTACTCAATCCAAGAGAAGTGATTCAGTCGGTCTTACTTGCTTGGAAAAAATATGAACTAGATCTATCAACAGTTGAAGGATTTATTCGGCAAATTGTAGGTTGGCGAGAATTTGTCCGTGGCATGTATTACCTAGATATGCCGCAGATGGCTCAAGACAACTATTATGATCATCAAAGAGCACTACCTAAGTGGTATTGGAATGGTCAAACCAACATGGCCTGTATGAAAGATGCCATAGGTCAGACGCTCAAGTATGGCTATGCACATCATATTCAGCGTTTGATGGTGACTGGCAACTTTGCGCTATTAGCTGAAATCTTGCCATCCGAGGTGTGTGCCTGGTATTTAGCTGTCTATGTAGATGCGATTGAATGGGTAGAATTACCTAATACAGCTGGCATGGCGCTCTTTGCCAATGGCGGAAGATTTACGAGTAAGCCCTATATTGCCAGTGGCGCCTATATCAAACGCATGAGTAATTACTGTAGTTCATGTAAATACAAGCCTGAAGTTCGTTTCGGTGAAACCGCATGTCCAGTGACCACACTCTATTGGAATTTTTTGATCAAGCATCGCACCCAATTTGAATCAAGCCCACGCACCAGGTTGATGACAGCTAACCTCAATAGAATTAGTCTTGAAGATCAGAAGTCGATTCAAGAACATGCGCAGTATGTATTGAACCACTTGAATGAGCTCTAG
- a CDS encoding TIGR03643 family protein: MPKFHPKTLSESDKSRLIEMAWEDRTPFDAIEQSFGLLESQVIQLMRHELKRSSFEMWRKRVTGRATKHVALRSKLVDRAYCPTQYKNK; this comes from the coding sequence GTGCCAAAATTTCATCCAAAAACACTCTCTGAGTCTGATAAATCTCGCCTGATTGAAATGGCTTGGGAAGATCGCACTCCATTTGATGCGATTGAGCAATCGTTTGGCCTATTAGAGTCGCAAGTGATTCAACTCATGCGTCATGAGCTTAAACGGAGTTCCTTTGAAATGTGGCGCAAGCGCGTCACTGGAAGAGCAACAAAGCATGTCGCACTTCGAAGTAAGTTAGTTGACCGCGCATATTGTCCAACACAATACAAAAATAAATGA
- a CDS encoding transposase has protein sequence MTKTLSLRVKDKHAKFLLSQSKEVNFVWNFVNDLSYTHTKKTGKFFSAYDLNQYTTGSTKEGLSLHSQSVQAVNEEFVTRRIQFRKVKLRWRKSHGSQRSLGWIPFKKSAIKYKNGQVHYQGKAISLWDSYELFNYELGTGSFCEDSRGRWYFNTTVKVKLKTNEATKSVGIDLGLKECAVTSDGARLEGRNYRKLEGSLGKAQRANKKLEVKNIHAKIKNRRKDELHKFSTMLTQEYGAIFVGNVSSSKLIKTKMAKSTLDAGWSSLKTMLEYKSRQAGVIFEEVNEAYSSQICSSCVEISDNSPKGRADLNKRSWKCHCGSVHDRDINGALNILAFGHERLAVGIPVL, from the coding sequence ATGACAAAAACCCTTTCATTACGCGTTAAGGATAAGCACGCAAAATTCCTACTTTCTCAAAGTAAGGAAGTTAATTTCGTATGGAATTTCGTTAATGACTTGTCCTATACTCATACCAAAAAAACAGGCAAATTCTTTTCAGCTTACGATTTAAATCAATACACTACTGGTTCAACAAAAGAGGGCTTGAGTTTGCATAGCCAATCAGTCCAAGCGGTTAATGAGGAATTTGTAACGCGCCGAATTCAGTTCAGAAAAGTAAAATTGCGATGGAGAAAATCTCATGGTTCTCAACGCTCACTAGGATGGATACCATTCAAGAAGTCTGCTATCAAATATAAGAATGGACAGGTTCACTACCAAGGTAAAGCAATCAGTCTTTGGGACTCCTATGAATTGTTCAATTACGAACTTGGTACCGGATCATTCTGTGAAGATTCTAGAGGTCGTTGGTATTTCAATACAACAGTGAAAGTCAAACTAAAAACCAATGAGGCAACTAAATCAGTAGGAATTGACTTGGGACTCAAAGAGTGTGCTGTTACAAGCGATGGCGCACGCTTAGAGGGTCGTAACTATCGCAAGTTAGAGGGGTCATTAGGCAAAGCTCAACGAGCGAATAAGAAGTTAGAGGTAAAAAACATTCATGCGAAGATTAAAAATCGTCGCAAGGATGAGTTACATAAATTTAGTACCATGCTCACACAAGAATACGGTGCAATATTTGTGGGGAATGTATCAAGCAGTAAATTAATAAAAACAAAGATGGCTAAATCTACGCTAGACGCTGGCTGGTCATCACTCAAAACCATGTTGGAATATAAAAGCCGTCAGGCTGGCGTGATATTTGAGGAAGTGAATGAAGCGTATTCAAGCCAAATCTGTTCGAGTTGCGTGGAAATCTCCGACAATAGTCCGAAAGGTAGAGCTGATTTGAATAAGAGAAGTTGGAAGTGTCATTGTGGATCTGTTCACGACAGGGACATCAATGGAGCTCTCAATATTCTTGCGTTCGGACATGAACGTCTAGCAGTAGGAATCCCCGTCCTTTAG
- a CDS encoding 2-dehydropantoate 2-reductase: MKICVVGAGAIGGLLAIKLAQSGNDVTVIARGPNLKAIQENGFKLITEDGNESVTNLRALNSISEAGPQDLVILGMKAHQVAAIVHELPAMYHEETMVLTAQNGIPWWYFFKHGGEYEGRTLESVDPGGIIASNLPIERVVGTVVYPAAEIIQPGVLKHIEGNRFSVAEIDNTSTPRIELLSKTLKEAGFKAPVISDIRSELWTKLWGNLSLNPISALTHATLVDICELPISRDLVAKMMKEAQDVGEKLGIQFRVSLEKRIAGAQAVGAHKTSMLQDIEAGRTIEKDALIGSVIELGQIVNLPTPHIDAVFACISLLSKILADQKGQLKITPY, encoded by the coding sequence ATGAAAATTTGTGTTGTAGGTGCTGGGGCTATTGGGGGGCTATTGGCAATTAAACTTGCCCAATCAGGAAACGATGTAACCGTAATTGCAAGAGGTCCAAATCTTAAAGCGATTCAGGAAAATGGTTTTAAGTTGATCACTGAAGATGGTAACGAATCCGTCACGAACCTTCGCGCCCTAAACTCCATCAGTGAAGCTGGGCCACAGGACTTGGTAATTTTAGGAATGAAGGCGCATCAAGTGGCTGCAATTGTCCATGAATTACCTGCTATGTATCATGAAGAAACTATGGTGCTAACTGCCCAAAACGGAATTCCTTGGTGGTACTTCTTCAAACATGGTGGTGAATATGAAGGTCGCACCCTAGAAAGCGTTGATCCAGGCGGTATCATTGCTTCCAATCTACCGATCGAACGAGTCGTTGGAACAGTTGTCTACCCAGCTGCCGAAATAATCCAACCGGGCGTTCTTAAACATATTGAAGGAAATCGATTCTCTGTTGCAGAAATCGATAACACATCTACACCTAGAATAGAGCTCCTCTCGAAAACTCTCAAAGAAGCAGGTTTTAAAGCGCCAGTAATTTCTGATATTCGCTCTGAACTATGGACGAAACTATGGGGTAATCTGAGTCTAAATCCCATCAGTGCCCTAACGCATGCAACCCTCGTCGATATTTGTGAACTTCCTATATCACGAGATTTAGTCGCAAAAATGATGAAGGAAGCGCAAGATGTTGGAGAAAAACTCGGCATTCAATTTCGGGTCTCTTTAGAAAAAAGAATCGCCGGCGCACAAGCTGTTGGTGCCCACAAAACATCCATGTTACAAGATATTGAAGCTGGTCGTACCATTGAAAAAGATGCTTTGATTGGCTCAGTGATTGAACTTGGCCAGATCGTTAATTTACCCACTCCACACATTGATGCAGTCTTTGCGTGCATCAGTCTGCTTTCTAAAATCTTGGCCGATCAAAAAGGTCAATTAAAAATTACCCCCTATTAA
- a CDS encoding acyl--CoA ligase, translated as MNYCTTLPELLSLGNDDQPAIGAPDQLDLTFKSLRLFITHTVAQLNNFGIGRNDRVAIVLDNGPEMALAFMSIASGATSAPLNAGYRADEFEFYLEDLKAKAIVVKAGSESPAIAVAQKLGVAIIDLHPTPECGAGTFTLSLRSKKKMTLKEGGWARADDVALILHTSGTTSRPKIVPLSQSNVCASAGNIGNTLAFTAKDRGLNIMPLFHIHGLIAGILAPLSAGAYVSCTPGFNALKFFSWMDQIKPTWYTAVPTMHQTILTRANNNQAIIQNNPLRFIRSSSSSMPMKVIEELEACFKAPLIESYGMTEASHQMCSNLLPPAQRKPGTVGVAAGPRVAIMDENGKLLGVGETGEIVIQGANVTKGYENNPKANAENFTKGWFRTGDQGTIDADGYVTITGRLKEIINRGGEKISPREVDEILMEHPAVLQVVTFAIPHEKLGEEVGAVVVLREGKSAEEKDIRSFAAGKLADFKVPKKIIFMDEIPKGATGKLQRIGLASKLGL; from the coding sequence ATGAACTACTGTACGACTCTGCCAGAATTGTTATCTTTAGGTAATGACGACCAACCAGCAATTGGCGCTCCTGATCAGTTGGATTTAACTTTCAAAAGTTTACGACTGTTCATCACTCATACTGTTGCTCAACTGAACAACTTTGGTATCGGTAGAAATGATCGTGTAGCAATCGTTTTAGATAATGGTCCTGAGATGGCTTTGGCATTTATGTCTATCGCAAGTGGTGCAACCTCCGCTCCACTGAACGCAGGGTATCGTGCTGACGAGTTTGAGTTTTATTTAGAAGACCTCAAAGCGAAAGCCATTGTTGTTAAAGCTGGCTCTGAGTCTCCTGCTATAGCTGTAGCCCAAAAATTAGGTGTTGCGATTATTGATTTACACCCTACTCCAGAGTGTGGAGCCGGAACCTTTACCCTTAGCTTACGTAGCAAGAAAAAGATGACTCTTAAAGAAGGTGGTTGGGCTAGAGCTGATGATGTAGCATTGATTTTGCATACCTCAGGAACAACTTCGAGGCCAAAAATTGTGCCCTTGTCGCAAAGTAATGTTTGTGCATCTGCAGGTAATATAGGAAACACGCTTGCTTTTACCGCTAAAGATCGTGGTCTAAATATTATGCCTTTATTCCATATTCATGGGCTAATAGCTGGCATTTTGGCGCCACTTTCGGCAGGTGCATATGTGTCATGTACCCCAGGCTTTAATGCACTGAAGTTTTTCTCATGGATGGATCAAATTAAACCAACTTGGTACACCGCTGTGCCAACGATGCATCAAACTATTTTGACAAGAGCCAACAATAATCAAGCGATTATTCAAAATAACCCACTGCGTTTTATTAGATCCTCTAGCTCCTCAATGCCTATGAAGGTAATTGAAGAACTAGAAGCCTGCTTTAAGGCTCCACTGATTGAGTCTTACGGCATGACTGAAGCCTCACATCAAATGTGCAGTAACTTACTGCCACCTGCCCAGCGTAAACCTGGAACTGTTGGGGTTGCAGCAGGTCCTCGTGTGGCCATTATGGATGAGAATGGTAAGCTTTTGGGAGTGGGCGAAACCGGTGAAATCGTGATTCAAGGGGCAAACGTGACCAAGGGCTATGAAAATAATCCAAAGGCAAATGCCGAGAATTTTACAAAAGGATGGTTCAGGACCGGTGACCAGGGAACAATTGATGCTGATGGTTACGTGACGATTACTGGCCGTTTAAAAGAAATTATTAATCGTGGTGGTGAGAAAATTTCACCAAGAGAAGTCGATGAAATTTTAATGGAACACCCAGCAGTTTTGCAGGTGGTTACTTTTGCTATTCCTCATGAAAAACTTGGTGAAGAAGTTGGCGCTGTAGTTGTTCTTCGTGAAGGTAAATCTGCTGAAGAAAAAGATATTCGTAGTTTTGCTGCTGGAAAACTAGCTGATTTCAAAGTTCCTAAAAAAATTATCTTTATGGATGAAATTCCAAAAGGGGCGACTGGAAAACTACAACGTATTGGTCTTGCGAGTAAATTAGGCTTATAA
- a CDS encoding fumarylacetoacetate hydrolase family protein: protein MAKWCRFINKKTAEMTYGKLSQDGIQIETISGNLFADYEMTGDYLSLDDVELSYPCQPTKMIGLWNNYHAAAAQQNNSIPLEPLYFIKSNNSFLEPGGAIKLPKTSTGPVGRVIYEGELGIVIGKITKEISVADAKDYIFGYTCVNDVTALEILTKDESFKQWTRAKSYDSFGPFGPWIETDVSYENLTVKTLINGRERQSYPCSDMIFNPYQILSYLSFDMTLYPGDVIACGTSLGVLPIKGGQLIEVEIEGIGKLVNTVQDI from the coding sequence TTGGCTAAATGGTGTCGCTTTATCAATAAAAAAACTGCAGAAATGACGTATGGCAAACTCAGTCAAGATGGTATACAGATCGAAACCATCTCTGGGAATTTGTTTGCCGATTACGAAATGACTGGTGACTATTTGTCTTTGGATGATGTTGAACTTAGTTATCCTTGCCAGCCTACGAAGATGATCGGATTATGGAATAACTATCACGCGGCAGCTGCTCAACAAAATAATTCGATTCCACTTGAGCCTCTATATTTTATTAAGTCTAACAATTCTTTTTTAGAGCCAGGAGGTGCCATCAAGCTTCCAAAAACTTCCACTGGTCCTGTCGGAAGGGTTATTTATGAGGGCGAGTTGGGCATCGTCATCGGTAAGATCACAAAAGAAATTTCAGTTGCAGATGCGAAAGATTATATTTTTGGTTATACCTGCGTTAATGATGTCACAGCTTTGGAGATTCTTACAAAAGATGAATCTTTTAAACAATGGACAAGGGCTAAAAGCTACGATAGCTTTGGACCTTTTGGCCCTTGGATTGAGACTGACGTGTCTTATGAGAACTTAACGGTTAAGACTTTAATCAATGGTCGAGAACGCCAAAGCTATCCATGTTCTGATATGATTTTTAATCCTTATCAAATATTAAGCTATTTGTCATTTGATATGACTTTGTATCCAGGAGATGTTATCGCTTGTGGAACTTCTTTAGGAGTTCTTCCTATCAAGGGTGGTCAACTTATCGAAGTAGAGATTGAAGGTATTGGTAAATTGGTTAATACAGTTCAAGATATTTAA
- a CDS encoding SUMF1/EgtB/PvdO family nonheme iron enzyme: MSNLAFTKYVMSRVGAVIFVMLTFSIVVHAQINSKDLRASKKMALIAEGPFTMGSNVGPDDEKPEHTIYVKAFYLDILPVSNSDFAQFLNSQGLQNQRGESFYDDDDSDARIHRQNSLWRADLGYESHPVNEVSWVGARDYCAWLNKRLPTESEWEKVARGTDGRKYPWGNAAPNNKLAHFGAPFNSSAPADAFPGGASPYGILDMAGNQWEWVSSAYQPYPYKSDDGRENQNTGPVRSTRGGGHDSPPQEITTTQRGKYLSRNPKAGHHNIGFRCAAS; encoded by the coding sequence TTGTCTAATTTAGCGTTCACAAAATATGTTATGAGCCGTGTCGGTGCAGTTATTTTTGTAATGCTGACTTTCTCAATAGTTGTTCATGCACAGATAAATTCTAAAGACCTTCGGGCGTCAAAAAAGATGGCACTTATTGCAGAGGGACCTTTTACTATGGGATCCAATGTTGGTCCCGATGATGAAAAACCAGAACATACGATTTATGTGAAAGCCTTTTATCTAGACATTCTTCCTGTGAGTAATAGTGATTTTGCACAATTTCTTAATTCCCAAGGCCTCCAAAATCAGCGAGGTGAGAGTTTTTATGATGATGACGATAGTGATGCCAGAATCCATCGGCAGAATTCATTATGGCGAGCTGATCTTGGTTATGAATCACATCCAGTGAATGAAGTGAGTTGGGTTGGAGCACGCGACTATTGTGCTTGGTTAAATAAAAGATTGCCTACTGAATCAGAATGGGAAAAAGTAGCGCGTGGCACAGATGGTCGGAAATACCCATGGGGAAATGCAGCACCGAATAATAAGCTCGCTCATTTTGGAGCTCCCTTTAACTCATCTGCGCCAGCTGATGCATTCCCAGGCGGAGCAAGTCCATATGGAATTTTAGATATGGCGGGAAATCAATGGGAGTGGGTATCTAGTGCCTATCAACCCTATCCATACAAATCTGATGATGGAAGAGAAAACCAAAATACGGGACCGGTCCGATCTACACGAGGTGGGGGACATGATTCACCTCCTCAGGAAATTACGACTACACAACGTGGTAAATATTTATCCCGTAACCCAAAAGCAGGCCACCATAATATTGGCTTTCGCTGCGCAGCTTCCTGA
- a CDS encoding type II toxin-antitoxin system Phd/YefM family antitoxin, with translation MTNMILSNMSASVTELKKNPMLTVASGEGFPVAILNRNEPVFYCVPAKAYEALMDYLEDLELNAIADSRKGQATIRVSLDDL, from the coding sequence ATGACTAATATGATCCTCAGTAATATGTCAGCGAGTGTTACAGAACTAAAGAAAAATCCAATGCTAACAGTGGCGTCTGGGGAAGGATTTCCTGTTGCTATTTTAAATAGGAATGAGCCTGTCTTTTATTGTGTGCCTGCTAAAGCTTATGAAGCGTTGATGGATTATTTAGAGGATTTGGAACTGAACGCAATCGCCGATTCTAGAAAAGGACAAGCAACCATTCGAGTGTCCTTAGATGACCTATAA